From the Hymenobacter yonginensis genome, one window contains:
- a CDS encoding putative type IX sorting system protein PorV2 — MSHIFRIAPVVLGVGGLLALSSQRAVAQDTTPKYSNEFLNIGVGGRALGMGKVQVSLANDATAGYWNPAGLLDQKAKYDAVLMHSELFSGIVKNDYGAFSMPLDDKSAIGVSVVRLGVDDIADTRDLINEYGYIQYDRIRYFSVADYALMLSYARRLGNIEGLKVGANAKVIYRNIGEFANAWGFGIDAGVQYDKGNWRLGLMARDITTTVNAWSINSDKLRPIAGDSTGSSVPKGSTEVTLPRFVLGVGRLVKLPGEFTALAAVDLDLTTDGQRNTLVSGKLVSIDPRAGLEIGYKNLVFLRGGVSNVQKIKAFSGSEEWKVQPSLGVGVALSGLRLDVALSQLAIEKLAGRTQTNNIIVSLGYGIK, encoded by the coding sequence ATGTCGCACATTTTCCGTATTGCTCCTGTAGTGCTGGGGGTTGGTGGGTTGCTGGCGCTGTCTTCGCAGCGGGCCGTTGCCCAGGACACCACGCCCAAGTACAGCAACGAATTTCTCAACATTGGTGTCGGGGGCCGCGCCCTCGGCATGGGCAAAGTGCAGGTCAGCCTGGCCAACGATGCCACTGCCGGCTACTGGAACCCGGCCGGCCTGCTCGACCAGAAAGCCAAGTACGATGCTGTGCTCATGCACTCCGAGCTGTTCTCTGGCATCGTGAAAAACGACTATGGCGCCTTCTCCATGCCCCTCGACGACAAAAGCGCCATCGGCGTGAGCGTCGTGCGCCTGGGCGTCGACGACATTGCTGACACCCGCGACCTGATCAACGAGTATGGCTACATCCAGTACGACCGGATCCGGTACTTCTCGGTGGCCGATTATGCCCTGATGCTGTCGTATGCGCGGCGCCTCGGCAACATTGAGGGCCTGAAAGTAGGCGCCAACGCCAAGGTCATCTACCGCAACATCGGCGAGTTTGCCAACGCCTGGGGCTTCGGCATCGACGCGGGCGTGCAGTACGACAAAGGCAACTGGCGCCTCGGCCTGATGGCCCGCGACATCACCACCACCGTCAACGCTTGGTCCATCAACTCCGACAAGCTGCGCCCCATTGCCGGCGACTCTACCGGTAGCAGCGTGCCCAAGGGCAGTACCGAAGTTACGCTGCCCCGCTTCGTGCTGGGCGTGGGCCGGCTGGTGAAGCTGCCCGGCGAATTCACGGCCCTGGCCGCCGTGGATCTGGATCTGACTACCGACGGCCAGCGCAACACGCTGGTATCGGGCAAGCTGGTGAGCATCGACCCACGGGCCGGCCTGGAAATCGGCTACAAAAACCTGGTCTTCCTGCGCGGTGGCGTGAGCAACGTGCAAAAGATTAAGGCCTTCTCGGGCTCTGAGGAGTGGAAGGTGCAGCCCAGCCTGGGCGTAGGCGTGGCCCTGAGCGGCCTGCGGCTGGATGTGGCCCTGTCGCAGCTGGCCATTGAGAAGCTGGCCGGCCGTACCCAGACCAACAACATAATCGTTTCGCTGGGCTACGGTATCAAATAA
- the porU2 gene encoding putative type IX secretion system sortase PorU2, whose translation MTQPYRLRYLLSWCLVLLSLLTAGSASAQTLYGNEWIVPSQQYYKIKILKDGLYRLDQQYLAQAGISGVNPQRVQLWRRGREVAIFGGGNQTTLDATTYFEFYGQRNDGKLDQAIYKGGSATQPHDLYSLYTDTAAYFLTWSATANGKRMPQPAVTPTAAPHPHRIRKELEMFNYAIAYVDDASNVYQPWGEAGEGFLSFSFGGTFRNEQLTASALTDSIWSRSVTGRNPMVEVLLVGGWPGQRTVEVSVFTPGSSVTKRLLGSAAISGYNKQLLRLPLQPADFGIDGKINLFFNVSGTPPANNNNKFRVAYAHYSYSQTSRWFAGRKHLSFLNDSTLAGPAYYALDSIPATVAGFDVTDPYNVQRVAGAALGGQRRGYVFPDAANRTRSLVLADEAVASVPRPATRIRFRTLNAATTNFLIISHSVLMRPIGGVDAVRAYATYRASTAGGRYDTVVVTSQQLYDQFHYGEKSVGAIRNYVRWELANSPATQTNYLLLLGKGLMVGEYSRNSLAPSIDLIPGPTRSASDNFLSADWENNNYVARMPTGRVSARTPVEVLNYLNKLKTYEALGAEPWRKSIVHMAGGKNQDEFVRFERYMDQYKRLVERPLFGGTVVKTYRRAESPGTNLPISMTIAPEVNAGVSLVSYFGHGQVLDLDLNFGDPTDPGKGYNNPNKYPVFLINGCSVNAVFTNLGTEVRTLSENWIFAENKGSIGFMSDSDLGFEQNLDAFSTNFYKLAFNDPAFYGKPITVIQAEASRRMLAQLDIPSAISQSLMNVWLGDPALRFFAPDKPDFIANQPGDVQIQPNGAGPLQASATSLKVVVNVKNPGKITTDPLDVRVTRRYPTTSAGTRAPDVYTYTVRQARRDTTYAFVLPNAGNVFGENCFQVELDYQQRIAELSETNNSGQACFNFLQGGVTTLWPPEFAIVPAAGLRLVGQTNDPRGTSRSYEMELDTVPTFNSGLKQTRTVTTTLVPDWRPTLPTLTGRDSVVWYWRLRFQTPDPTLNENPEWATSSFRVIPGTLGGWSQSHHGQFKRDQLARVNVAAPSGRWEFADAVTQAIGLNTRGGGNGSAPTFNQVTDGITAASLPFVGNCAVSQPNIMVAVFSGQTLRPVRNVGGGLYDSCGQGDLRFYHFATTATDNINTPARQAQLQALLTNVQPGDYIALLSMNKVNFSAFPASLKTVLAGLGATRINSLQDGDPYALLVQKGPNARPAQEVTADPTSSTPRSSQVITLSGQIGTRGGSGTVSSTRIGPARQWETLYHTVRLPDASDSYTLQLVGINAQDVESVLNPNVTSRSLSLAGISAQQYPYLKLVLTLRDTVNRTAPQLEQWLVTYQGVPEGIVRRDLATPATAYDAATLARQAAATGSVTVPVVFENVSSINFSGALKARITLSNGGATRTALVDVPGGPLAANSQVSFNASVNVVGLDGSISGNVVVNPRPATAAEPQALPELYFFNNELLLPAFQVDDRNTPPVLDVAFDGRRILNGEIVSPTPIIRVQLKDDDRLRRIKDVNNFDVLLTAPGQTTATRLNLNGSNVIFESDSTRGLAVLTLDMGKTQALADGIYTLEVQGRDATNKPAGSEPYRVTFEVVNASTITNVFPYPNPVTSKAQFVFTLTGAELPRDMKIQILTLTGRVVKEIMMEDITAKGPLRIGNNITGYAWDGTDTYGDRLANGTYLYRVILDDPTNKFSRRATSAEADRRAFKNDWGKIVLIR comes from the coding sequence ATGACACAACCTTACCGACTTCGCTATCTGCTGAGCTGGTGCCTGGTGTTGTTAAGCCTGCTGACTGCCGGCTCCGCCTCCGCCCAGACGCTCTACGGCAACGAGTGGATTGTACCCAGCCAGCAGTACTATAAGATCAAGATTCTCAAAGACGGCCTCTACCGCCTCGACCAGCAGTACCTGGCGCAGGCGGGCATCAGCGGCGTAAATCCGCAGCGGGTGCAGCTCTGGCGGCGCGGCCGCGAGGTGGCCATCTTCGGCGGCGGCAACCAAACCACGCTCGACGCCACCACCTACTTCGAGTTTTACGGCCAGCGCAACGACGGCAAGCTCGACCAAGCTATTTACAAAGGGGGCTCGGCCACCCAGCCCCACGACCTCTACAGCCTCTACACCGATACGGCTGCCTACTTCCTGACGTGGTCGGCTACGGCCAACGGCAAGCGGATGCCCCAGCCGGCCGTAACACCTACGGCCGCACCGCATCCTCATCGGATACGGAAAGAGTTAGAGATGTTTAACTATGCCATTGCTTACGTGGATGATGCAAGCAACGTGTACCAGCCTTGGGGTGAGGCTGGCGAGGGATTTCTATCGTTCTCTTTCGGCGGGACATTCCGTAATGAACAACTAACTGCTTCTGCTCTCACTGACTCTATTTGGAGTCGTAGTGTTACAGGTCGCAACCCAATGGTAGAGGTGCTATTGGTTGGGGGGTGGCCAGGACAGCGTACAGTAGAGGTGTCAGTGTTTACGCCCGGTAGCAGCGTTACTAAACGTCTGCTCGGCAGTGCAGCAATTAGTGGCTATAACAAGCAATTGTTGCGCTTGCCGCTGCAACCTGCTGATTTTGGAATTGATGGGAAAATTAACTTATTCTTTAATGTCTCCGGTACGCCGCCAGCTAATAACAATAATAAATTTCGGGTGGCGTATGCTCATTATAGTTACTCTCAAACCAGTCGCTGGTTTGCTGGTCGTAAGCATTTGTCTTTTCTGAACGATTCCACCTTAGCCGGGCCGGCTTACTATGCGCTGGATTCCATTCCAGCTACAGTAGCCGGTTTTGATGTCACGGATCCTTACAACGTGCAGCGGGTTGCCGGGGCCGCCTTGGGAGGGCAGCGCAGGGGATACGTGTTTCCTGACGCGGCTAACCGCACCCGTAGCTTGGTGCTGGCCGACGAGGCGGTGGCGTCAGTTCCACGCCCCGCCACTCGAATACGTTTCCGGACTCTTAATGCTGCTACGACCAACTTTCTAATCATTAGTCACTCAGTGCTGATGCGGCCGATAGGGGGAGTTGATGCCGTACGAGCTTATGCTACCTACCGCGCCTCCACAGCCGGTGGCCGCTATGACACCGTGGTAGTGACCTCACAGCAGCTCTACGACCAGTTTCACTACGGTGAAAAGTCGGTAGGGGCTATACGTAACTATGTGCGTTGGGAACTAGCTAACTCACCGGCTACCCAAACCAATTACCTGCTGCTGCTCGGTAAAGGCCTGATGGTAGGCGAGTATAGCCGCAACTCCCTGGCACCATCCATTGACCTGATTCCAGGCCCCACGCGTAGCGCCTCCGACAACTTTCTCTCGGCTGACTGGGAAAACAACAACTATGTTGCCCGCATGCCTACTGGTCGCGTGTCGGCCAGAACACCAGTGGAGGTGCTCAACTATTTAAACAAGCTCAAAACATATGAGGCGCTAGGGGCCGAGCCGTGGCGAAAGAGTATCGTGCACATGGCTGGCGGCAAGAACCAGGATGAATTTGTCCGGTTTGAGAGATACATGGACCAGTACAAGCGCTTGGTTGAACGGCCACTCTTCGGGGGGACGGTCGTGAAAACCTACCGTCGTGCCGAGTCACCAGGTACCAACCTGCCGATCAGCATGACCATTGCCCCCGAGGTGAACGCAGGCGTGTCGTTGGTAAGCTATTTTGGGCACGGCCAAGTGTTGGACTTAGACCTAAACTTTGGTGATCCCACAGACCCTGGCAAAGGCTACAACAATCCCAACAAGTATCCAGTATTCCTAATAAACGGTTGCAGTGTCAATGCTGTATTCACCAACCTTGGTACAGAAGTTCGCACCCTTTCCGAAAACTGGATTTTCGCTGAGAACAAAGGATCTATTGGATTTATGTCCGATTCCGATTTGGGTTTTGAGCAGAACCTAGACGCATTCAGCACCAATTTCTACAAGCTGGCCTTCAATGATCCGGCTTTCTACGGCAAGCCCATTACTGTTATTCAGGCTGAGGCGTCACGGCGGATGCTAGCGCAGTTGGACATACCTTCTGCTATTTCGCAGTCGTTGATGAACGTCTGGCTCGGTGACCCGGCCCTGCGCTTCTTCGCTCCCGACAAACCCGACTTCATTGCCAACCAACCCGGCGATGTGCAGATCCAGCCCAACGGGGCCGGGCCGCTGCAGGCGTCGGCCACCAGCTTGAAGGTGGTGGTGAACGTGAAGAACCCCGGCAAAATCACGACGGATCCGCTGGACGTACGCGTCACGCGGCGCTACCCCACCACCAGCGCCGGCACCCGCGCCCCCGACGTGTACACCTACACCGTACGCCAGGCCCGGCGCGATACCACCTACGCTTTCGTGCTGCCCAACGCCGGCAACGTATTCGGCGAAAACTGCTTCCAGGTGGAGCTGGATTATCAGCAGCGCATTGCGGAACTGTCGGAAACCAACAACAGTGGCCAGGCCTGCTTCAACTTCCTGCAGGGCGGCGTCACGACGCTGTGGCCGCCGGAATTTGCCATTGTGCCCGCTGCCGGCCTGCGCCTGGTAGGCCAGACCAATGACCCCCGCGGCACCTCGCGGTCCTATGAAATGGAGCTCGATACCGTGCCCACTTTCAACAGCGGCCTCAAGCAGACCCGCACCGTCACGACCACGCTGGTGCCCGACTGGCGCCCCACGCTGCCTACCCTCACGGGCCGCGACAGTGTGGTATGGTACTGGCGCCTGCGCTTCCAGACGCCCGACCCGACGCTCAACGAAAATCCGGAGTGGGCCACCAGTTCCTTCCGTGTGATTCCGGGCACTCTCGGGGGCTGGTCGCAGAGCCACCACGGCCAGTTCAAGCGCGACCAACTGGCCCGCGTAAATGTTGCTGCTCCTTCCGGCCGGTGGGAATTTGCCGATGCCGTAACGCAGGCCATTGGTCTAAACACACGCGGTGGTGGCAACGGTAGCGCACCTACTTTCAACCAGGTGACGGACGGCATCACCGCAGCCTCTCTGCCGTTCGTTGGCAATTGCGCGGTCAGCCAGCCCAACATCATGGTGGCTGTGTTCAGCGGCCAGACGCTGCGCCCCGTGCGCAACGTGGGCGGCGGCCTCTACGACTCGTGCGGCCAGGGTGACCTGCGCTTCTACCACTTCGCCACCACTGCCACCGACAACATCAATACCCCCGCCCGGCAGGCCCAGTTGCAGGCGCTGCTTACCAACGTGCAACCTGGCGACTACATCGCCCTGCTGTCAATGAACAAGGTGAACTTCTCCGCCTTCCCGGCCTCCCTGAAAACGGTGCTGGCCGGCTTGGGTGCCACGCGCATCAACAGCCTGCAGGATGGTGACCCGTATGCACTGCTGGTGCAGAAAGGCCCCAACGCCCGCCCGGCCCAGGAAGTAACCGCCGACCCCACCAGCTCAACGCCGCGCAGCAGCCAGGTGATTACGCTGAGCGGCCAGATTGGTACCCGCGGGGGCAGCGGCACGGTGTCGTCGACCCGCATCGGGCCAGCCCGGCAGTGGGAAACGCTTTACCACACCGTGCGCCTGCCCGACGCCTCCGACAGCTACACGCTGCAGCTGGTGGGAATCAATGCCCAGGACGTGGAGAGCGTGCTCAATCCCAACGTCACGAGCCGTAGCCTGTCGTTGGCGGGCATTTCGGCGCAGCAGTACCCGTATCTGAAGCTGGTGCTGACCCTGCGCGACACCGTGAACCGCACGGCGCCGCAGCTGGAGCAGTGGCTGGTAACCTACCAGGGCGTACCCGAAGGCATCGTGCGCCGCGACCTGGCCACGCCCGCCACGGCCTACGATGCCGCCACTCTGGCCCGGCAGGCGGCCGCAACCGGCAGCGTAACGGTGCCGGTGGTATTCGAAAACGTATCGTCCATCAACTTCAGCGGGGCACTGAAGGCGCGCATTACGCTCAGCAACGGCGGGGCTACCCGCACGGCGCTGGTAGATGTGCCCGGTGGGCCGCTGGCAGCCAACTCGCAGGTGAGCTTCAATGCCAGCGTGAACGTGGTGGGCCTCGATGGCTCCATCAGTGGCAACGTGGTGGTGAACCCACGGCCGGCCACGGCCGCCGAGCCACAGGCCCTGCCCGAGCTGTACTTCTTCAACAACGAGCTGCTGCTGCCGGCCTTCCAGGTGGACGACCGCAACACGCCGCCAGTGCTGGACGTGGCCTTCGATGGCCGCCGGATTCTGAACGGGGAAATTGTGTCGCCTACGCCCATCATCCGGGTGCAGCTCAAGGACGATGACCGGCTGCGCCGCATCAAGGACGTGAACAACTTTGACGTGCTGCTGACCGCGCCCGGCCAGACCACGGCCACCCGCCTCAACCTGAACGGCTCCAACGTCATCTTCGAATCGGACTCGACCAGAGGCCTGGCGGTGCTGACGCTGGACATGGGCAAAACCCAGGCGCTGGCCGACGGTATCTACACGCTGGAGGTGCAGGGCCGCGACGCCACCAACAAGCCCGCTGGCTCCGAGCCGTACCGCGTGACGTTTGAGGTGGTGAATGCCTCCACCATCACCAACGTCTTCCCGTATCCGAACCCCGTCACCAGCAAAGCGCAGTTCGTGTTTACGCTCACGGGCGCCGAGCTGCCGCGGGACATGAAAATTCAGATCCTGACCCTCACGGGCCGGGTAGTGAAGGAAATCATGATGGAAGACATTACGGCCAAAGGGCCGCTGCGCATCGGCAACAATATCACAGGCTACGCCTGGGACGGCACCGACACCTATGGCGACCGGCTGGCCAACGGCACCTACCTGTACCGCGTCATCCTCGACGACCCGACCAATAAGTTCAGCCGCCGCGCCACCAGCGCCGAGGCCGACCGCCGGGCCTTCAAAAACGACTGGGGCAAGATCGTCCTGATTCGCTAA